In Deinococcus maricopensis DSM 21211, one genomic interval encodes:
- a CDS encoding c-type cytochrome: MTPAPHQTPPTALSVAAGVLLLVLGACAPKGQSQTNGGTTPRSAAAHPATTTPARMPPVDLDALELRANAPDAARGAQLSTACAGCHGTRGVSRRPDVPGLAGQRAHYTQLELVVFRNGVRPSDVMAPIARRLSDQDVADLAAYYARQPLGPAWPTNAADRERGRALFTRGDPNRNLMACAVCHGADGRGTEGGVASIARLPAAYAQKAMGVFRDLPGFGGIPHAEAMRIALHPLTDTELQQLAAYVSSMDAP, translated from the coding sequence ATGACGCCCGCCCCGCACCAGACCCCACCTACGGCGCTGAGCGTCGCGGCGGGCGTCCTGCTGCTGGTTCTCGGCGCCTGCGCCCCCAAAGGCCAGAGCCAGACGAACGGCGGCACCACGCCGCGCAGCGCCGCCGCCCACCCGGCCACGACCACGCCCGCCAGGATGCCGCCCGTCGACCTGGACGCCCTGGAACTGCGCGCGAACGCACCGGACGCCGCGCGTGGCGCGCAGCTGAGCACGGCGTGCGCCGGCTGCCACGGGACCCGCGGCGTCAGTCGGCGCCCGGACGTCCCCGGCCTCGCCGGGCAGCGCGCCCACTACACGCAGCTGGAACTGGTGGTGTTCCGCAACGGCGTGCGCCCCAGCGACGTCATGGCGCCCATCGCGCGGCGCCTCAGCGACCAGGACGTCGCGGACCTCGCCGCGTACTACGCTCGGCAGCCGCTCGGCCCGGCGTGGCCCACCAACGCCGCTGACCGGGAGCGTGGCCGCGCCCTGTTCACGCGCGGCGACCCGAACCGCAACCTGATGGCGTGCGCCGTGTGCCACGGCGCGGACGGACGCGGCACCGAGGGGGGCGTGGCCAGCATCGCGCGCCTGCCCGCCGCGTACGCGCAGAAGGCCATGGGGGTATTCCGGGACCTGCCCGGCTTCGGCGGCATCCCGCACGCCGAGGCGATGCGCATCGCCCTGCACCCGCTCACCGACACGGAACTTCAGCAGCTCGCGGCGTACGTCAGCAGCATGGACGCCCCATGA
- a CDS encoding monodechloroaminopyrrolnitrin synthase PrnB family protein has protein sequence MNPTATPPTRPDRTPHEEVSMTATATPTARCDRSFFNAQAIQALDPFGLDDALADLPALNARADVPALTALLQHMTAQYKHLTLLDAESTHATMRDFGIVLGSLKRHGVEPLSVVPHLEPILLDLGGQHDMVPRDTVLHYTVWNPDGERRRLYTGDPQERELQDAVTNVFPHLSASLALSDSLADLDPRDVRFAPLAMHLARTSEVMVDTIDRVTQHVSPIFFAQTMRPYFEEIHVNGRAYLGPAAAQVPLWLIDITLWASDRSHPAYEHFLQESLQYSPPSWRAFYAAHSARPSLVTKVSALLASDAHQHDRNLLRSADALTALLRTLKVFRGRHLGIARRAYAEDVRLYEHGSGGAPIELLKTITQLTKENEAAVRARVGGRPGGHAPARGEVGSGA, from the coding sequence ATGAACCCGACCGCCACCCCACCGACCCGCCCGGACCGTACCCCGCACGAGGAGGTAAGCATGACGGCCACCGCCACCCCGACCGCCCGCTGCGACCGCAGCTTCTTCAACGCCCAGGCCATCCAGGCGCTGGACCCGTTCGGCCTCGACGACGCCCTCGCGGACCTGCCGGCCCTGAATGCCCGCGCGGACGTGCCCGCCCTCACGGCCCTGCTGCAGCACATGACCGCGCAGTACAAGCACCTCACCCTGCTGGACGCCGAAAGCACCCACGCGACCATGCGGGACTTCGGGATCGTCCTCGGGTCCCTGAAGCGGCACGGCGTGGAACCACTGAGCGTCGTCCCGCACCTGGAGCCGATCCTGCTGGACCTCGGAGGTCAGCACGACATGGTCCCGCGCGACACGGTCCTGCACTACACCGTCTGGAACCCGGACGGCGAGCGCCGACGCCTGTACACCGGCGACCCGCAGGAACGCGAACTGCAGGACGCCGTCACGAACGTCTTCCCGCACCTGAGTGCGTCGCTGGCGCTCAGCGATTCGCTCGCGGACCTCGACCCGCGCGACGTGCGGTTCGCGCCGCTCGCCATGCACCTCGCGCGCACCAGCGAGGTCATGGTGGACACCATCGACCGCGTCACGCAGCACGTCTCCCCCATCTTCTTCGCGCAGACCATGCGGCCGTACTTCGAGGAGATCCACGTGAACGGCCGCGCGTACCTCGGGCCGGCCGCCGCGCAGGTCCCGCTGTGGCTGATCGACATCACCTTGTGGGCGTCCGACCGCAGCCACCCCGCGTACGAGCACTTCCTGCAGGAGTCCCTGCAGTACAGTCCCCCGTCGTGGCGGGCGTTCTACGCGGCGCACAGCGCCCGCCCGTCGCTCGTGACGAAGGTGAGTGCGCTGCTCGCGTCCGACGCGCACCAGCACGACCGGAACTTGCTGCGCAGCGCCGACGCGCTCACGGCGCTGCTGCGCACGCTGAAGGTCTTCCGGGGGCGGCACCTGGGCATCGCGCGGCGCGCGTACGCGGAGGACGTGCGCCTGTACGAGCACGGCAGCGGCGGCGCGCCCATCGAGCTGCTCAAGACCATCACGCAGCTCACGAAGGAGAACGAAGCGGCAGTCCGCGCGCGCGTGGGGGGCCGGCCCGGCGGGCACGCGCCCGCGCGCGGCGAAGTGGGGAGCGGCGCCTGA
- a CDS encoding FAD-dependent monooxygenase: protein MRTLIIGAGLAGLTAALALHHLGVEDIVILEKARALRPLGSGINVLPLAVRELDALGVLDDLVRDSVQLRELQYLTPRGQGIWAEQRGVHAGFRWPQLSISRGVLQQHLLRHVTARLGAGAVRTGAEVHALEPRARGRRVVCRDGRTFDADLVIGADGIRSATRQAAFPEAGGLQRNGLIIYRGAVWDAPFLDGRTMYIAGDTARKFVLYPMQERQNGREALQNWAVALPAPAGDDTARGHWNVPVNPEAFVDAFRGWTLPGVNVHDLIGRTPDVYAYPMVDIDPLPTWTDGDHLVLIGDAAHAMYPIGSNGGTQSIVDAAALAAHLARAATPAEALRAFDADRRPKMHRLQAANRHKGPEVVIDLASARRPHGFGHIDEVFSPQELQDIADRYAQDAAMSLHAVNATPRLLDPATRPALRTP, encoded by the coding sequence ATGCGCACCCTGATCATCGGCGCGGGCCTCGCGGGCCTCACCGCCGCGCTCGCCCTGCATCACCTCGGCGTCGAGGACATCGTGATTCTCGAGAAGGCCCGGGCGCTCCGCCCCCTCGGGTCCGGCATCAACGTCCTGCCGCTCGCCGTGCGTGAACTGGACGCGCTCGGCGTGCTGGATGACCTCGTGCGCGACAGCGTGCAGCTGCGCGAACTGCAGTACCTCACGCCGCGCGGGCAGGGCATCTGGGCGGAGCAGCGCGGCGTGCACGCGGGCTTCCGCTGGCCGCAGCTGTCCATCAGCCGCGGGGTGCTGCAGCAGCACCTGCTGCGGCACGTCACCGCGCGGCTCGGCGCGGGCGCCGTCCGCACCGGCGCCGAAGTGCACGCCCTGGAGCCGCGCGCGCGCGGGCGTCGCGTGGTGTGCCGCGACGGGCGCACCTTCGACGCGGACCTCGTGATCGGCGCGGACGGCATCCGCTCCGCCACCCGGCAGGCGGCCTTCCCGGAAGCGGGCGGGCTGCAACGCAACGGCCTGATCATCTACCGCGGCGCCGTGTGGGACGCGCCGTTCCTGGACGGACGCACCATGTACATCGCCGGGGACACCGCGCGGAAGTTCGTGCTGTACCCCATGCAGGAACGGCAGAACGGCCGCGAGGCGCTGCAGAACTGGGCGGTCGCGCTGCCCGCCCCCGCCGGGGACGACACCGCGCGCGGCCACTGGAACGTGCCGGTCAACCCCGAGGCGTTCGTGGACGCCTTCCGCGGCTGGACGCTGCCAGGCGTGAACGTCCACGACCTGATCGGGCGCACGCCCGACGTGTACGCCTACCCGATGGTCGACATCGACCCGCTCCCCACCTGGACGGACGGCGACCACCTTGTCCTGATCGGCGACGCCGCGCACGCCATGTATCCCATCGGCTCGAACGGCGGCACGCAGTCCATCGTGGACGCCGCCGCGCTCGCCGCGCACCTCGCGCGCGCCGCCACGCCCGCCGAGGCGCTGCGCGCGTTCGACGCGGACCGCCGCCCGAAAATGCACCGCCTGCAGGCCGCGAACCGCCACAAAGGCCCGGAAGTCGTCATTGACCTCGCCAGCGCCCGCCGCCCGCACGGGTTCGGGCACATCGACGAGGTGTTCAGCCCGCAGGAACTGCAGGACATCGCCGACCGCTACGCGCAGGACGCCGCCATGAGCCTGCACGCCGTGAACGCCACCCCACGCCTCCTCGACCCCGCCACTCGCCCCGCCCTGAGGACCCCATGA